Sequence from the Primulina huaijiensis isolate GDHJ02 chromosome 16, ASM1229523v2, whole genome shotgun sequence genome:
CAAAATTCAATTCGGTTGACGGAATACGAGTAGAGGTTCCTGCATAACCAGTTGGTTGCGTAACCATGTCACCTCCCCGCCCGAGTGATGACTGATGTAAAAATGGAGATGGCGTACTAAAATTTTGTTGAACATTATATTGTCCAACAAAATAATTGTACGGATATGGTTGAAAACCAACGACAGAAACAACAGGTGATATGGTGCGCACATTTATTCGATTAAACCATTGGAAGTAGTCTTCGTCCGTTTGCATCGATCGCCCGTGTCGCACCCCTTTAGCAACATATCTCATCCTGTTATTCTACAACTCAATTGAATTTATGTGATAATCTCTCCAATCTGTGTTTCGATGTCCTATTCTGGTGATATTATGCATATCATCATTGTCGACGGCAGACCCTGGAATTGATTGTCGTCTTCTAAATTGTCGCATCACCCGATTAGGACGGTGCATCTCCACAATGTCAAAGCATATAAGAGGACAAACACATCGCCAAATTTTGTTGTCGTATGAATCGATAATCGTCTTCACATCTATGTCATTCTTCTGATAAACGACCCAATTAaactgtaaaaaataaaaatgttcaaattACAAAATCATCAACTCAAAACAAAATCATCTTCATTTAAGCactttcaaatattaaaattacatAATACCTCGTTATTATTCATACGATCTATAGAATCCCTTATAATTCTTACAGAATGTGTCGGCGAATGTGTGTAACTAAATTCAACTTTCCACCTacaactttaaaaataaaaattagatatcaaaaatttatacaagatatatatgatattaccacattaatttttaaatattaccaCGCACCATACGGAGAAACTGGAATAAAAGCATTCGGATCAACGGGAGGTACACCTAATGTTAACCCACCTCGGTCGGGGTTAACACATTTAATCTTGCTCCATGCCCATATCTgcttaaaataataaacatagtTCAACGCACCTACCAAAGAAATTGTgctaaataatcaaaatacatTAACGATACCTGCAGGATATACAAAGGTCCAGCCATTGTTGTCTTCTCTATACGTGATGCGTTACACAACTCACGGTATAGAAATGCTAATACTGCACTACCCCAACTATAAGACTTCACGTTATCAATATCTCATAGCAGTTGCAAAAATATTAGTCTAGCAGACCCTCCTTGATAGTCAGGGAGCATTATTCCTCCAATAATCATTAACGCTACACAACGTGTATATTTAACAACATCTACTTCTGAAGTATCATCAGTAACAAGATTAGACATACAATGATCGTACAGTGCAGTCATAGACAGATGACCACCTTTCAAATGTTTTGCAAATGGCAaaaatcccaacaaatccaAACAGATGTGTTGCCATTCTTCCACTGTATGTGACAAATCTACTCCAGTTACCGCTTCACCATCAATTGTTAAGCCTCAAATTATTGAAACATCTTGTAACGTGACGGTTGCTTCACCACATGGAAAATGAAACGTGTGTGCTTCTCGTCGCCAACGTTCAACAAGAGCAgtaatcaaatgattatcaAAAACTTGAGAGCCACATTCTAAAACTCCATAAAAACCCATATTATTCAAAAATGTAAGCACACGATTGTGTATATAATTATCAGTGTATAACTTCCAAATCAAATTGTCTGACATCTTCACTttgataatatcatcaacatttaAGGAAGAAATTGTTGATGACATATGTGTCTCTTGTAAATAGAGGACACTTGGATCTTCGATACCTCGATTCTCTGTCATTCTGAAATACGATGTCGATGTTCTAAAATTCACTATATAGTAATCAGCGAAGTCGAAAAATTTTCGAGACGGACGGAGAAACTTGCAAGCGCAGAAGGGAAAAATGGATGGCTTAACAAGAAGAAAGAGATGAGTATGGATAAGGTGGAGGAAGGAGAGGAGCACGTGGAGCGTCCGCTCCTACGAAGGACGGACGCTCCACGTTGTCGCTCCAACGTGGAACATGTCCGTGCTTTGTAAGCACGGACCATGCTCCACCTCGCAtggtccgtgcttacgaagtaCGGATTGTCGTAAAAgtgaaagaaaattttttttgcaattagttttgaaaaaaattttaaaaaatacattagttttaaaaaaaaaccccaacCAACGATAAATAAACTCAGTAGAGAATGAATAGACAGTGAAAACTATCTTGTAACGTATTGGGATGTAGGAAATTTATTAATCCTCAAGTTTGaatagaaaatataaaatatgtacgAGGGTTATGGTTTTATAATAAAGTATTTCATTCTCTATTATTCTTCGACAATGGAGCTGTGACTCGACAAATTCCTAGAGTGACACataaacacacataatataataataataataataataataaatcatagaAAATATGTAAAATGATAAAACAAATGGGACCggtttttattgatatttaaaGAGAGTATAAATCATCGAGAGTTGAAAACATTGCAATtcagaaaaaaataatcaatcaaaaaaacagtacaatttttataaaacaaatatgaTGTATAAATCTGCTACTGTCCTCTTCTACCTACTGGTAGAATGCACCGATGATTTTCAATTTATCTGAGTATTTGGATAATTTGCCACACTCCTATAATCAGTGAATCACAAGActcaaaaaatagaaattatgtCCTAAATCCACCACTCTTTGGATTTACATATGAGATCAAAACATTTTCGAAATTACGCTTATTATTGGTCAAAGTTAAATTTCTAGAGTAAGTAACTGTAACAATCATGGGCCTAAACCTAATTAGTACAAATATTCTAGGAATCTAGGTATTTAAATTTGGAAGGTCTGAGTTAAAGTGTTAGGAATGGTTGAAGCTCGTGTAGGTTCAGCCTACGTTCCAGTGTTGGAGAGGCGAAAGAAATCATGTCCCAGAAGTGATATTTTATGAGTGACATTGCATGGACATGAGCTACGGGTCATGCTGGACCAACCTACAGCCCATGACCAAAGTGGTGCATGAGTATGGAGTGAAACTCATGTTAGTTCAGTATATGACCCATGGTCGCTacaaaaaagtttttttttaacgaCCATGGGTCGAAGACTGGCCGAACATGAGCCTCAACTCATACCCACGGACCGTAAGTTGGTCCAACATGAGGCGTATCTTATACCCATGCATCGTCACTTATAGAATATACCACCTTAGAAAGTGGTTCTTTTGTCTTCCCAACATTCTAACACAAGACCTCCATGATTAAGTACCTAGATTCCTAGAAGTCCTATGTTCGGGTGTTGGTAAaggcgaaagaaaccactttccAGGGATGAGACATTCTATGAGTGACGGTACATAGACAAGGACTACGGCTCATGGTGGATCAACCTACGATCCATGAGCAGTAGTGGTGCATGAGTATGAGTTGAGGTTGATGTTGAGTCAACCTACGACCCACGATCGTTACAATAACTTTTGATatgttgataaatttttttatagtttCTCGATGATACCCTTCAAATGCCTAATTCCATATTCAACATTTCTCGATCTATTATATCTTTTTTTGTTTcgttttaatttcataaattgatatctttcatttcattttattttttttaaaaaaaaccatgtTTCCTTCTCCATTTTTGTTACATATCACACACATTGTATGTGTTAGCTAGTTGTCAGAATCggcttattatttatttctctAAATGGAAGCGATATATATAGTCTTCAAATAATAGTACGTTGAAGCGATGATTTTGGGCTTGAGTGGTTTAAACTAAGtacaaatcatatattttttatgcaaaaaattaATGCTTCAAGATACAATAAGAAActaacatataatataatagtagACAACCAATCAAATAAACGTAAGAATAAGTTAAAAATATACGAAATATATAAGACAatgtaatataatcaaatagtTTCAATGATACGATGTTAAGTGCACAAATCTTCTcatcaaaataattcaaattgtgtgacaaatataaaaaaaatggttaCATTTCAGCTACTAGGTAGGCATTCCCCTTCATATATTATTGATAGAAATCAAagctaaaatttaattaaatcttaagtGTATTCATTTAATGATTTAGGATCACTATGTTAGAAAATTATCATGACGAGTAGAAAATCTGGACAAGAAATCTATTTTGTTGAAATCCATTGATGCTCACTGAAAATATAGATTTGCATTTTCGATGGTCAATGATTAAAATAGGTTATGGCTGATGATACAGTCTTCCAACTTGTGAGTGTGTGGACAACTGTATCACGTCTTAAATCATAgataaaaacattaaatatgaGTCAGAGGTATGCTCTGACGTATACCTCATCCTCAAGTCAAACTCCgatcaaatatatattgaaaaaaataataataataaaatataaaagaacaTCATCTTGTATTTATGGGGAAAAACtgatgccaaattcaagaaaatttggGTGTCAACGCCAAAGACGAGAACTGAGCCCCTCTAATTCAAATAGATCAATCATCCTATGAGATCTTCTCTAACAAAGATAGGGACATTCCTCTTGTCCTCTGCGGCGAGGTCTCCAATCACTATGCTCGGCCGGGCAGCTGACCTCAGGGCCTTGGCTAGTCTCTGAAGGGAAATAATTTAACCGAGCTTAATTGATAAATTCTattgatttgaattattttcccTAATTTATTTTCCCTTTGTGATTTGATTGACTAAATATTTTAGTATGGTTTTACCTTTCTTAGATGATGAGATATTGATTCAAATATATTCGAAGTTGATTATTAGTGATAGCAAATTGATGCGATATGATATTAgtgtttaaaaagagtttattcctaataaaactcttactttccttgtattttaggtttccttgtggagataggattcttcacctataaataagaGGTAAAGATCATTGATAAAGGTTGCTTC
This genomic interval carries:
- the LOC140961021 gene encoding serine/threonine-protein phosphatase 7 long form homolog, whose translation is MAGPLYILQIWAWSKIKCVNPDRGGLTLGVPPVDPNAFIPVSPYGAWWKVEFSYTHSPTHSVRIIRDSIDRMNNNEFNWVVYQKNDIDVKTIIDSYDNKIWRCVCPLICFDIVEMHRPNRVMRQFRRRQSIPGSAVDNDDMHNITRIGHRNTDWRDYHINSIEL